GCCGTCATTTCTCCAGTGGGTCCCGGACATGCTGAGATCTACTCGCAGGCCGAACGTTCGATTCGCAATGCGGCGTTGCAGTCCGCCGGACCATTCCGGGAGATTATCCCGTTCCGCATTGACGACACCGCCGGGAAGATCGGACGGTCGCGGGCCCGGAATCATGCCGTTCAACGCGCAGCCGAAATGGGAATCGAGTGGGTGTTCTTCCTTGATGCCGATGACCTGATGGTTCCCAACGCGTTTGCAGCTGTGGGGCCGTATCTCGATCGCTATGACGCCATCTGGGGACAGATCTTCAGCTTTGACGATGGGACTGAGCACGCAGTCCAGCGGGAGAATCAGCTTGGACAAACCGATCGCTTCGACGACGTTCTGAACAGCGATCCCTACCTGTCCCTGCAAATCGGGCACTTTGTCAGAACGGAAATCGCGTTGCGGCATCCGTTCAATGAATCGCTCGATGTCGGAGAAGACTTCGATTACTACCTGCGGCTCTGGGAATCGCAGCGGTGCATCAAGACCGATCAGGCCTTTTTCGCCAATCGCCGCGGACGACATTCCACGGGGCCCCGAGCCGGAACAGGACGCGACTGGACGATCCGTGTCAACGAGATGATGCGTACACGCCGGTTGACGCGGTTGACGACTCCCGTGAGCGGAGCGGCACCGATAACAAGCGTCACCGCTCCGATGAAGGTCGCCATTTACGGCATGATGCGAAGCGGCACCACACTGCTCTGCGACAAACTGACTGTTCCGGGACGCGGACTGGTGTTGCTGGAACCGAACATCCACATGCCCGGGTGGCCGTTCCACATCTGTAAACAGCTCAATGACTTCGGTATCCCGGTGCAGGAAGAGGACTGGAGACGGGCCTCGCAGTCCGAATCGTTCCAGTCGTACTTCAATCGGGAAGTCCTGCCGCGTCTGCAGGAGTTGAACTACTGGGGCGTAAAGATGGTGAACTTCGCCGACAGTGAGAAGTTCCTGAACGCCTACCCGCCGGAACATCTGATTCTCTGCGTCCGCGATATGCGGGACGTCGTGCTGTCCGCTCAGGATCTGGCTCCGAAGCTCGGCAACTTTGTCGACGAAGCCTGGATCGAAAAGCGGGCTCTCGAGACCGCGGCTGCTCTGGTGAAGATGGCGCGTCGGCCTCACACGCTGATGCGTTACGAAGATATGTGCAGTCGTCCGCGACTGATCGAAGATCTGGCAGCCCGGATGGGACTTCCTCGACCGGGTGATCATCGTCTCAGTCTGGATGCCGTTCCACATCGGCTCTACGAGAACACCAAGCATGAAGGCAAGGTATCCCGAAAATCAATTCAGCGCTTCGACAGCGAACCGGAAGGCCCTCGAAAGGAACTGGCTCGAAAGGTCTGGGAGAAGTGCGGAGAATTCAATGAGCTGTTCGGGTACTCCACGCGAGTGAAGTCCACTCCGGTAGGTGAAGTGTCGGCGCCGCAGGCCGATACGAACATCGTTCAACATCTCGACAGCTTCTGGAAGCAGGATCAGCTGGCCAACATCATTCCCCGTAATGAGGAACTGGGAGCGTTTCCCGAAGGCTGGGATGTGCGGCCACATCTGTGGGAACTGTTGCGGATTCATCTGCAACGGCGAATTGTCGAAGTCGGTTGCGGCTACGGACGGCTCTGTCAGGCCTTCCCGACGGATTATTACGTCGGTGTCGACATCAATCCAGAAGCAGTCGAACAGGCTCGTCGAGTCCATCCGGGGTATGAGTTTCAGTCCATCGACTTCTGCGACGACTATCCGAAAGCGGATGCCATCATGGCGTACACGGTGCTCCTCCACATCGATGACGACACGATCGGTTCAATGCTTGAACGGATCTGCCGATCGACCGATGTGGTCCTGATCGCCGAGATCATGGGGAAGGCCCGCTGGCGACGCGGCGGTAATCCTCCGGTCTTCAATCGCGATGCGGAAGACTATGTCGAGCTCATGCGTGAACGGGGATTCTTCCTCACCTGTCAGGAAGAGCGTCCTTACAAACACTATCCGGATACGAACATCACATTCCTGAAGTTCGAGCGATCGAATCAAGCCTGACGGCACGGCACAGAACGTGGCGTTGAGGACAGTCGCGGAATTCAAATTAGAAAGTTGAGGCTATCATGGGCACGGGATATTTGCCTGATGACGTCCTGAGTAATCTGATGAACGAACTGGTAGGCGTGCCCGGCGACTTCGCGGAAGTCGGCGTGTTTCGCGGCGCGCTCTTTAAGCGACTCGTCGCTGTCGCTCATGTGTTGAAGCGGACAGTCCACGGCTTCGACAGCTTTGTGGGAATGAACGAGCCGACAGAGCATGATCAGGGGCGGTATCAGAAGGGCGAGCTCAGTGTCGGGGGAGTGGAGGCTTTTCGCGGTATCATCGATGATTCTGTCGCCCGGCATCGTCAGCTGTCGCTGCAGTCGAATGTGGGAGCGATGTCGAATGAGATTCGGGACGACCGCTATCAGCTTTGGGAAGGCTATGTCCCCGACTGCCTGACCAGATGTCCTGTCAACCAGTTCGCGTTCATCTACGTCGATCTGGATCACCACGATCCAACCGCCCAGGCGATTGACTGGGCCTGGCCGCGACTGGCCCCGGGCGGGATTCTTGGTTTCGATGACTATTTCCCGGGACGGGACCGGCTGGCTTCTCCCCCGATCGATCGATTCCTCGAAAAAGAGTTCGGTCAGATGCATCTCGTTCAGTTCTCCAACAATCAGCTGTTCATTCGTAAGCGGACAGCTGCTGGCGAACAACGAAGTGTGGCCTGAGAGTCGTTAAAAACCTCCCAGCCCGCCTGCCCGGCAGAATCGATTTGATTGCTGATGCCACGGTGGAGAGGGAGGAATTTCGATCATCCCGGCTCATGTCGGACGCGGGGTTCCACCGGTCACGACGGGGATGCCGATAAACAAGACGAGCGCGACCCGAAATCAACGCGGCGACCTCGCCGCTCGAGCTCTCGAATCTTTTCTTCAGTACGACTGAAACCCTCAACGGGATTGAGTCATGTCAGGCTTCAGCATCTCGACCGGGCTGATCAGCGGTCTCGATATCGCGGGGCTCGTTGATGCGCTGGCTTCAAATCAGCAGCAGGCAATCAAACGCCTCGAAGCACGGACAGAAGAGTTCAGCATCAAGAAGACGGGCATCAATGCCCTCGAAGCCAACCTGCTGACACTCTCCACAACGATTGCGTCGTTGAAGAACAAGGTCACGTTCGAGCAGCTCAAGGTTAACAACACGGGAACCGATCAGTTCTCGGTGACTGTGGGGAAGACCGCAGTTCCCGGG
The sequence above is a segment of the Rubinisphaera margarita genome. Coding sequences within it:
- a CDS encoding tetratricopeptide repeat protein; this encodes MTRPSDQTSTQPVGSHSASGERAPHIPLPNDALSRAMATHQQGDLATAMQTYEQILGHEPDHADALHLSGVVLHQQGEHRAAMKRIERALQLKPASILYRKNLASATRAAGDLPRARQLCEEVLASEPNDAIVQQMLGRVLEQLQDYRAALVHFRNALEGDLNADDRFEVLIHAGDCYSRLGERKQAIRILEQTHAERPNQLLSNHNLGREYHFAGDLVQAEKYYLRSLEIDRNCASAWNNLGVIYQTRAEYQKSRNCLEEAMRIMPQLADVSNNLANVYEAFGIEEKLQPLYEQAIQLRPDYAEAHHSLSQVHLRNEEFITGWELYAWRRRKQDHDHRPYQHPVWEGTSVSDGRLLIFSEQGIGDVVMFATCLPDVLNKTGNVTLEVDRRMQGLLARSFPNIETIPRPEVDPPAPLTLPGVASQISLADLPSRYRLSRHEFPRQKSILVPDPQLRNRWRSRFAELGDGLKVGISWFGGKNADLQTRRAIPLRQWGQLLRMPGVHFVNLQYGDHQQEIDQVCSREGVTLHNWADCDPLADLENFAAEIAELDLVISIDNATIHFAGGLGTPTWCLLHQLADWRWFHDDDTTPWYESLRLFRQSTQGDWQPVLHRVAEELSRQAGGVAIPEVTQQFDAAPTIPQSPTLPVVPVSSGLKPRCAVISPVGPGHAEIYSQAERSIRNAALQSAGPFREIIPFRIDDTAGKIGRSRARNHAVQRAAEMGIEWVFFLDADDLMVPNAFAAVGPYLDRYDAIWGQIFSFDDGTEHAVQRENQLGQTDRFDDVLNSDPYLSLQIGHFVRTEIALRHPFNESLDVGEDFDYYLRLWESQRCIKTDQAFFANRRGRHSTGPRAGTGRDWTIRVNEMMRTRRLTRLTTPVSGAAPITSVTAPMKVAIYGMMRSGTTLLCDKLTVPGRGLVLLEPNIHMPGWPFHICKQLNDFGIPVQEEDWRRASQSESFQSYFNREVLPRLQELNYWGVKMVNFADSEKFLNAYPPEHLILCVRDMRDVVLSAQDLAPKLGNFVDEAWIEKRALETAAALVKMARRPHTLMRYEDMCSRPRLIEDLAARMGLPRPGDHRLSLDAVPHRLYENTKHEGKVSRKSIQRFDSEPEGPRKELARKVWEKCGEFNELFGYSTRVKSTPVGEVSAPQADTNIVQHLDSFWKQDQLANIIPRNEELGAFPEGWDVRPHLWELLRIHLQRRIVEVGCGYGRLCQAFPTDYYVGVDINPEAVEQARRVHPGYEFQSIDFCDDYPKADAIMAYTVLLHIDDDTIGSMLERICRSTDVVLIAEIMGKARWRRGGNPPVFNRDAEDYVELMRERGFFLTCQEERPYKHYPDTNITFLKFERSNQA
- a CDS encoding TylF/MycF/NovP-related O-methyltransferase — its product is MNELVGVPGDFAEVGVFRGALFKRLVAVAHVLKRTVHGFDSFVGMNEPTEHDQGRYQKGELSVGGVEAFRGIIDDSVARHRQLSLQSNVGAMSNEIRDDRYQLWEGYVPDCLTRCPVNQFAFIYVDLDHHDPTAQAIDWAWPRLAPGGILGFDDYFPGRDRLASPPIDRFLEKEFGQMHLVQFSNNQLFIRKRTAAGEQRSVA